The Rhodococcus sp. X156 genome window below encodes:
- a CDS encoding dynamin family protein has translation MSGLPTAVRAAITELSALLAEADPTAAAQLSRQQARPTEAPTVVLIGETNRGKSSLVNALLATPELSPVQAGPATSTYLVLRHGPQWSAQGRYADERPPVPVDLAELPAWVCGGPNGRAEPVAPPRYVEVCGPVPLLANLTLVDTPGVGGLRPFHAELATEAAATATALLMVVDASSPFTRGELDFLRQVSERVETVVFALTKTDAHRGWREVLAADRALLAEHAPRFAEAPFLTVSARLATLAAQAPSREVATTLRLQSGISDLQEQLQRLVTHRAAMLADANTLRALHSALGHAAQQRRDRVRVLRSGAGTATELRRRRAELLAQRRTGQRGWSLRLRALVQHARVESTHEVARHVREVQAAFRAAVDNADREALAALPGQLEPALAGVADKVSAALAERLRLLVEQVLAELFTPEELAALAAQTVRAQQVPLVIRPVEKRQAAAEDRLMVIAGASGGIGLGRLALMPLALVPGLNVVLIPLTLGLGAGAAWWMARARGHLADKTHVKQWSGEVFAEARASLDQVVAEQLIDAEHQLSAALDEALATRLEQIDGELHAVDEALRMDGAERAEQLSATERQLASLLAAQDRAASLLTRVRAVRDTRA, from the coding sequence GTGAGCGGGCTGCCGACCGCGGTCCGCGCCGCGATCACCGAGCTGTCCGCGCTGCTGGCCGAGGCCGACCCCACCGCCGCCGCGCAGCTGAGCCGCCAGCAGGCCAGGCCGACCGAGGCGCCCACCGTGGTGCTGATCGGCGAGACCAACCGCGGCAAGAGCTCGTTGGTCAACGCCCTGCTCGCCACCCCGGAGCTGTCCCCGGTGCAGGCGGGGCCAGCGACGTCGACCTACCTGGTGCTGCGCCACGGCCCCCAGTGGTCGGCTCAGGGTCGCTACGCCGACGAGCGCCCACCGGTGCCAGTGGATCTCGCCGAGCTGCCCGCGTGGGTGTGCGGCGGCCCGAACGGGCGTGCCGAGCCGGTCGCCCCGCCCCGCTACGTGGAGGTCTGCGGCCCTGTCCCGCTGCTGGCCAACCTCACCCTGGTCGACACCCCCGGGGTCGGCGGGCTGCGTCCCTTCCACGCCGAGCTGGCCACCGAGGCCGCTGCCACGGCCACCGCCCTGCTGATGGTGGTGGACGCGAGCAGCCCGTTCACGCGCGGCGAGCTGGACTTCCTGCGGCAGGTGAGCGAGCGCGTGGAGACGGTGGTGTTCGCCCTCACCAAGACCGACGCCCACCGGGGCTGGCGCGAGGTGCTGGCCGCCGATCGCGCCCTGCTCGCCGAGCACGCCCCCCGCTTCGCCGAGGCACCCTTCCTGACGGTGTCGGCCCGTCTGGCCACGCTGGCCGCCCAGGCCCCCAGCCGCGAGGTCGCCACCACGCTCCGCCTGCAGTCGGGCATCAGCGACCTGCAGGAACAGCTGCAGCGGCTGGTCACCCACCGAGCCGCGATGCTGGCCGACGCCAACACGCTGCGCGCCCTGCACTCCGCGCTGGGCCACGCCGCCCAGCAGCGCCGCGACCGGGTGCGGGTGCTGCGCTCCGGGGCGGGCACCGCCACCGAGCTGCGCCGCCGCCGCGCCGAGCTGCTGGCCCAGCGACGCACCGGGCAGCGCGGCTGGTCGCTGCGGCTGCGCGCCCTCGTCCAGCACGCCAGGGTGGAGTCCACCCACGAGGTTGCCCGGCACGTGCGGGAGGTGCAGGCCGCGTTCCGTGCCGCGGTGGACAACGCCGACCGGGAGGCCCTCGCCGCCCTGCCCGGCCAGCTCGAACCCGCGCTGGCCGGGGTGGCGGACAAGGTCAGCGCGGCACTGGCCGAGCGGCTGCGCCTGCTGGTGGAGCAGGTGCTGGCCGAGCTGTTCACGCCCGAGGAGCTGGCGGCGCTGGCTGCGCAGACGGTCCGTGCCCAGCAGGTGCCGCTGGTGATCCGGCCGGTGGAGAAGCGCCAGGCGGCCGCGGAGGACCGGTTGATGGTGATCGCCGGCGCCTCCGGTGGCATCGGTCTGGGCCGGCTGGCGCTGATGCCGCTGGCCCTCGTGCCGGGGCTCAACGTGGTGCTCATCCCGCTCACCCTCGGCCTGGGGGCGGGCGCCGCGTGGTGGATGGCCCGTGCCCGCGGGCACCTGGCCGACAAGACCCACGTGAAGCAGTGGTCGGGCGAGGTGTTCGCGGAGGCTCGGGCCAGCCTCGACCAGGTGGTGGCCGAGCAGCTGATCGACGCCGAGCACCAGCTCAGCGCGGCGCTGGACGAGGCCCTGGCGACCCGGCTGGAGCAGATCGACGGCGAGCTGCACGCGGTGGACGAGGCGCTGCGGATGGACGGTGCCGAGCGCGCCGAGCAGCTGAGCGCCACCGAGCGGCAGCTCGCCTCGCTGCTCGCGGCCCAGGACCGCGCGGCGAGCTTGCTCACCCGGGTACGTGCGGTCCGCGACACTCGGGCCTAG
- a CDS encoding dynamin family protein — MTAVVGQALPGAPATSLRDALLATCHDLAQRCSPETAAGVGHVAARLSSPLQVAVAGRISSGKSTLVNALIGRRVAPTAVGECTRLVTRFSYGDVDRVEVITHAGARTVVPLTAEGMIPADVATLAGVRPEEVSHLEAYLTSALLAELTVVDTPGLGSLDIASSARTDAHLVGSTRSAVAGAEAVLYVFTQTVRADDAEALAAFAGATAGQEAGPVNALGLLNKADTVAPESVAEAGGNVSQAARLLAAAQQRLLGSRVAEVLPVIGLLGETCETGGLGAREVEALRVLAAVPDDTRIAMLLATDLFLSLDCPLDVATRRHLLEVLDLYGVACAVRALRADPHMSVGRLRTALNAVSGLAQVRERLAVVFSARAEGIKASAALASLSALARSCPQPSDQRLLRGAVEQLLRRPETHQLRLVEVQTLLRTGAVPLPPALVGEALRLRPGTAPAHQLGLPGATRAELAERALQRAGWWRSFATFAEDTGQARVGQVVHRAYFLLWQELRDAAR; from the coding sequence ATGACCGCTGTCGTGGGCCAGGCCCTGCCCGGCGCCCCGGCCACCTCCCTGCGCGACGCCCTGCTCGCGACCTGCCACGACCTGGCCCAGCGCTGCTCCCCGGAGACCGCGGCCGGCGTGGGGCACGTCGCCGCACGGCTCAGCAGTCCCCTGCAGGTCGCCGTCGCCGGACGCATCTCCTCGGGCAAGTCCACGCTGGTGAACGCCCTCATCGGCCGCCGGGTGGCGCCCACCGCGGTGGGTGAGTGCACCCGTCTGGTCACCCGCTTCTCCTACGGTGACGTCGACCGGGTGGAGGTCATCACCCACGCCGGGGCCCGCACGGTGGTGCCGCTGACCGCCGAGGGCATGATCCCGGCCGACGTGGCCACCCTCGCCGGGGTGCGGCCCGAGGAGGTGTCCCACCTCGAGGCCTACCTGACCAGCGCGCTGCTCGCGGAGCTGACGGTGGTGGACACCCCCGGCCTGGGGTCGCTGGACATCGCGTCGTCGGCGCGCACCGATGCGCACCTGGTGGGCAGCACCCGCAGCGCGGTGGCCGGAGCCGAGGCGGTGCTCTACGTCTTCACCCAGACCGTGCGCGCCGACGACGCCGAGGCACTGGCCGCCTTCGCCGGTGCCACCGCCGGGCAGGAAGCGGGCCCGGTGAACGCGCTTGGGCTGTTGAACAAGGCCGACACCGTGGCCCCGGAGTCGGTGGCCGAGGCCGGCGGAAACGTCTCGCAGGCGGCACGGCTGCTCGCCGCCGCCCAGCAGCGGCTGCTGGGGTCACGGGTGGCCGAGGTGCTGCCGGTGATCGGTCTGCTGGGCGAGACCTGCGAGACCGGGGGCCTGGGGGCGCGCGAGGTGGAGGCGCTACGGGTGCTCGCCGCCGTCCCCGACGACACCCGCATCGCGATGCTGCTGGCCACTGACCTGTTCCTCTCCCTGGACTGCCCCCTGGACGTGGCCACCCGGCGGCACCTGCTGGAGGTGCTCGACCTCTACGGGGTGGCGTGCGCGGTGCGGGCCCTGCGCGCCGACCCGCACATGTCCGTGGGCCGCCTGCGGACCGCCCTCAACGCGGTGTCCGGCCTGGCCCAGGTGCGGGAGCGGCTGGCGGTCGTGTTCAGCGCCCGCGCCGAGGGGATCAAGGCCTCCGCCGCACTCGCCTCGCTGTCCGCGCTGGCCCGCAGCTGTCCGCAGCCGAGCGACCAACGGCTGCTGCGCGGGGCGGTGGAGCAGCTGCTGCGACGGCCGGAGACCCACCAGCTGCGCCTGGTGGAGGTCCAGACGCTGCTGCGCACCGGGGCGGTGCCGCTGCCGCCGGCACTGGTGGGCGAGGCGCTGCGGCTGCGCCCCGGCACCGCCCCCGCTCACCAGCTCGGGCTGCCCGGCGCCACCCGCGCCGAGCTGGCCGAGCGCGCGCTGCAGCGGGCGGGGTGGTGGCGCTCGTTCGCCACCTTCGCCGAGGACACCGGGCAGGCACGGGTGGGCCAGGTGGTCCACCGCGCGTACTTCCTGCTCTGGCAGGAGCTGCGGGACGCTGCTCGGTGA
- a CDS encoding thymidylate synthase, protein MNTSAAPGTQPAPNTQYEALLAHVLEHGTPKADRTGTGTRSIFGHQLRYNLAEGFPLVTTKRVHFKSLAYELLWFLRGDSNVAWLHEHGVSIWDEWAGADGELGPVYGVQWRSWPTPDGGHVDQIAEVMQTLRTNPDSRRMMVSAWNVGEISQMALPPCHALFQFYVADGKLSCQLYQRSADLFLGVPFNIASYALLTHMVAQQAGLEVGDFIWTGGDCHIYDNHVEQVREQLTRTAYGFPQLKLQKASSIFDYSYADFEVVGYQHHPAIKAPVAV, encoded by the coding sequence GTGAACACCTCGGCTGCTCCCGGTACCCAGCCCGCCCCGAACACCCAGTACGAGGCCCTGCTCGCGCACGTGCTCGAGCACGGCACGCCCAAGGCCGACCGCACCGGCACGGGCACCCGCAGCATCTTCGGCCACCAGCTGCGCTACAACCTCGCCGAGGGATTCCCGCTGGTCACCACCAAGCGGGTGCACTTCAAGTCGCTGGCCTACGAGCTGCTGTGGTTCCTGCGGGGCGACTCCAACGTCGCCTGGCTGCACGAGCACGGCGTCAGCATCTGGGACGAGTGGGCCGGGGCCGACGGTGAGCTCGGCCCGGTCTACGGCGTGCAGTGGCGGTCCTGGCCCACCCCGGACGGCGGCCACGTCGACCAGATCGCCGAGGTGATGCAGACCCTGCGCACCAACCCGGACTCCCGCCGGATGATGGTCTCGGCCTGGAACGTCGGCGAGATCAGCCAGATGGCGCTGCCGCCCTGCCACGCGCTGTTCCAGTTCTACGTGGCCGACGGCAAGCTGTCCTGCCAGCTGTACCAGCGCAGCGCCGACCTGTTCCTGGGCGTGCCGTTCAACATCGCCAGCTACGCCCTGCTCACCCACATGGTGGCCCAGCAGGCAGGCCTGGAGGTCGGGGACTTCATCTGGACCGGCGGCGACTGCCACATCTACGACAACCACGTCGAGCAGGTCCGCGAGCAGCTCACCCGCACCGCCTACGGCTTCCCCCAGCTGAAGCTGCAGAAGGCGTCCTCGATCTTCGACTACTCCTACGCCGACTTCGAGGTGGTCGGCTACCAGCACCACCCGGCCATCAAGGCGCCGGTGGCGGTGTGA
- a CDS encoding NYN domain-containing protein, giving the protein MSTSTASASPAISSQPEQSRRVLLVWDAPNLDMGLGSILGGRPTAAFRPRFDALGRWLLTRTEDLQRENGSGGPLEPEATVFTNIAQGTAEVVRPWVEALRNVGFAVFAKPKLDEYSDVDADMLDHIALRQHTCGLAGIIVASADGQAFREPLEELAAEGVAVQVLGFREHASWAVADPLVNFVDLEDIPGVFREPLPRINLENLPDDGAWLQPLRPLSALLAHR; this is encoded by the coding sequence ATGAGCACCAGCACTGCGAGCGCCTCACCCGCGATCTCCTCCCAGCCTGAGCAGAGCCGTCGGGTCCTGCTGGTGTGGGACGCCCCAAACCTGGACATGGGTCTGGGGTCCATCCTCGGCGGCCGACCGACAGCGGCCTTCCGGCCCCGCTTCGACGCGCTGGGTCGCTGGTTGCTGACCCGCACGGAGGACCTGCAGCGCGAGAACGGCTCGGGCGGCCCGCTGGAGCCCGAGGCGACGGTGTTCACCAACATCGCCCAGGGCACCGCGGAGGTCGTCCGCCCGTGGGTGGAGGCCCTGCGCAACGTCGGCTTCGCGGTGTTCGCCAAGCCCAAGCTGGACGAGTACAGCGACGTGGACGCAGACATGCTCGACCACATCGCGCTGCGCCAGCACACCTGCGGCTTGGCCGGGATCATCGTGGCCTCCGCCGACGGTCAGGCCTTCCGGGAGCCGCTGGAGGAGCTGGCCGCCGAGGGCGTGGCCGTGCAGGTGCTGGGCTTCCGGGAGCACGCCAGCTGGGCGGTCGCTGATCCGCTGGTGAACTTCGTGGACCTGGAGGACATCCCCGGGGTCTTCCGGGAGCCGCTGCCGCGGATCAACCTGGAGAACCTGCCCGACGACGGTGCCTGGCTGCAGCCCCTGCGCCCGCTGTCGGCGCTGCTCGCACACCGCTGA
- the trmB gene encoding tRNA (guanosine(46)-N7)-methyltransferase TrmB, whose translation MSDTSAPLDRPRARVVSFRSRRDALTPARQRAWDEWWPAMGTDAGDEPLDLAAWFGREAPLVVEIGSGTGTATAAMAAAEPEVNLLAIEVYRPGLAQLVQHCRAAGVTNVRAVRGDAVQVFTHQLAEESLAGVRVFFPDPWPKHKHHKRRLLKQPVVQLIATRLRSGGVLHVATDHLPYAEEVAEVGDAEPLLTRVDLAAESPMLLRRPVTKFENRAEQAGTAVTELLWRKR comes from the coding sequence ATGTCCGACACGTCCGCCCCGCTCGACCGGCCCCGCGCCCGGGTGGTCAGCTTCCGGTCCCGGCGCGACGCGCTGACCCCGGCCCGCCAGCGCGCCTGGGACGAGTGGTGGCCGGCCATGGGCACCGACGCGGGCGACGAGCCGCTGGACCTGGCCGCGTGGTTCGGCCGCGAGGCCCCGCTGGTGGTGGAGATCGGGTCCGGCACCGGCACGGCCACCGCCGCGATGGCTGCCGCGGAGCCGGAGGTGAACCTGCTGGCCATCGAGGTCTACCGGCCGGGCCTGGCCCAGCTGGTGCAGCACTGCAGGGCCGCGGGCGTGACCAACGTGCGGGCGGTGCGTGGCGACGCGGTGCAGGTGTTCACCCACCAGCTCGCCGAGGAGTCGCTGGCCGGGGTGCGGGTGTTCTTCCCCGACCCCTGGCCCAAGCACAAGCACCACAAGCGCCGCCTGCTCAAGCAGCCGGTGGTGCAGCTGATCGCGACCCGGCTGCGCTCGGGGGGCGTGCTGCACGTCGCCACCGACCACCTGCCCTACGCCGAGGAGGTGGCGGAGGTGGGCGACGCGGAACCGCTGCTGACCCGCGTCGACCTGGCTGCGGAGTCACCGATGCTGCTGCGTCGCCCCGTCACCAAGTTCGAGAACCGGGCCGAGCAGGCGGGCACGGCGGTCACCGAGCTGCTGTGGCGAAAGCGATGA